The genomic window CGACAGGGCCCGTGGGTATCCGCGGGTGTCGAAAGCAAGGTCGTCGGACACAATGGTCACGCCGCGGCCGTCGACGTCGAGGTGACGGGCCAACTCGTCGGCCAGCACCGGCCCCAGGAACGGTGTGTCCACCAGCCGGCGACCGAATTCCTCGGCGACGATGGCCACTTCGACACCGGATGCGCCGTCTGATCGCAGTGCCCGCCAACCCGTGGCTCGAAGTTGCTTGTCCAGCCGGGCAATTCGGCTCTCGTCGGCGAGGTCAGACACCGCCGCCGGACCCAGATCGTCGGCCAGCTTGGCGGCGGCGTCCCGAAGCTGCTGTTGCTCAGTGGTTAGACGGACATCCATACAGCTCCTTGAGCACTCGGCGCAGCACTTTGCCCGACGGCAAGCGGGGAATGTCGGGCACGAACACCACCCGGCTCAGGCGTTTGTAGGACGCCAGCCTGGCTTCCACCCGAGCCGCCAGTTCGGCGGCCTCGACCGATGCCTGCGTGGCGACGGCGGCCACCACGGCTTCCCCGTTGGCGCCGTCGGGGACACCGAAGACCGCGCAATCGCGGACGGCCGGGTGCCCGTGCAGCACGGTTTCGATCTCGGCGGGTGCCACTTGAAAGCCGCGCACCTTGATCATCTCTTTGAGCCGGTCGGTGATGCGCAGACAACCGTTGCGGTCCAGCCATCCGACGTCCCCGGTCCGGTACCAGCCCTGCTGCATGGCCTCGGCGGTGGCTTCGGCCGGCAAGTAACCGGCCATCAGGGACGCCGATCGCGCCTGGATCTCGCCGACTTCGCCGGCGGCCACGGGCCGGCCGGTGTCCAGCGACACGATGCGCAGCTGCACTCCCGGCACCGCCGGGCCCACGGTGTCCAACCGGGACCCGACCAACGGATTGCACGCGATCACCGGCAGCTCCGTGGTGCCGTATGCCGGAACCCAACCGATGCCCGTGCGCCGGGTCACCGTCTCGGCGATGCTCGCGGTGACCGGCGTGGCACCCCACATGATGAAGCGCAGCGACGACAGGTCATACGACTCCAGATCGGGGTGCGCAGCGATGGCCAGAGCTATCGGGGCCACCGCCATTTCCACGGTGATGCGGTCGGTTTCGATGTGCCGCAGCATCCGGCCGATGTCGAAGCGCGGATGCAGCCGCAGCCAGGCCCGCGAGCGCAGTGCGGTGAGGATGTTGAGCAGGCCGAGGATGTGCGAGGGCGGTGTGGCGACCTGAATGCGGTCGCGAGCGGTCAGGTGCAGCGCGTCGCGCCACTGGCGCACCGCGACATCCAGCGACGAGTGGGTGTGGCGAACCGCCTTCGGCAGCCCGGTGGTACCGGAGCTGAACACCAGCAGGGCGTCGTCGTGCGCCGCTGGCGGACCGGACGTGGCGTGCACCGGTGTGATGGGTTCGTCGAGGTCCAGCATCGGCATCATGCCGGCGAGGACGGGATGATCGCCGATCGCGTGAGCGGGATCGGTCACCCCCAGCGCGTGGTCCACCTCGTCGGGTTTCCAGGCGGGGCTGATCAGGACCGCGGCGGCGCCGAGACGCCAGATCGCCAGCACCGCGGCCACGAATTCCGGCCGGTTGGAGGACATCACCGCGATGCGCTGTCCCGGCCCGGCCCCCCGGTCAGACAACGACGTGGCCAGCCCGGAGGCCAGCGCGTCGAGCTCCGGCAGGCTGAACTGCCGTTCTTCGAACGCGAGCGCGGCCGGCTCGGTCACGTCCCGTTCCTCTCCGAGCTTGTGAGAAGGTGCTGAGAAGATCCTATCGGTTGATGAGAATAGTATTCTCTATACTGAAGAACGCAAGTACAGGTGATCCGAGAGGGCGGTCATGACCGATGGCGGCATGGTGACGATTCACCTCGACCGCAAGAAAGTCACGGTCCCGCTGGTTCCGGGCGAGACGCTGCTGGAAAGCGCCCGGCGGGCAGGACTGGATCCACCGTTCAACTGCGAGGCCGGCAACTGCGGGACCTGCATGGCGCGCCTCGTCGAGGGCACCGCCACCATGCGGGTCAACGACGCGCTCGAAGACGACGAAGTGGCCGAGGGCTACATTCTGACCTGCCAGGGCGTACCCGATCAGGCGCCGATCACCGTGCGCTACGAATAGCCAGAGGAGAGGCGGCGAGCATGGCCAAAGGGATCATCTATGTCGAGAGTTTTCCTAGTTCGCCCGACCGCGACGAGGAATACAACACCTGGTACAACGAGGTCCATCTGAAGGAACTCGTCGCCCTGGACGGCATCGTGTCGGCCCGCCGCCTGCGTCCGGTGGACGGTGACGGACCCTACGTGGCCCTCTATGAGGTCGAAGCCGACGACCTGCCGTCGGTGCTGCAGAACATGCTCGACAATGCCGGTCAATTACACATGTCCGACGCCTTGCAATTCGATCCGCCGCCGGTGATGCGGCTTCTCGAGGTGACCACCGAGTACCACCCCGGCGGGTAGCTCATTCTCGCGCGGCGTCATCCAACGCCGGCGGCGGCCGATACTCAGGCTGGTAGCCGGAGATGTGGATCGGGCTTCCGACCAGGCGTAGATCCCCCGCTGACACAACGACTTCCGGCGTGGCTTGCAACGCTTCGGGCAGGGTCCGCACCGCGGCGGCCGGAACCCCGAGCGGGCGTAGCCGAGCTTCCCAATTCGCCGCCGTGTCGGTCGCCAGCATCGCTGTCACCACGCCAAGCACTTCGTCGCGGCGTGCCACGCGCTCGGCCATCGTTTCGAAGCCGCCGATGCCGGCTTCGGTGGCGAACGACTTCCAGAAGCCGTCATGGGTGATGAACAGCGCCAGATATCCCTCCGAGGTCGGGAAGAGTTGCGCGGGAACGTAGTACGAGTGCGCTCCGAATGGCCGCCGGTGCGGCTCGATGCCGTCGTTGAGGTACGCAGACGCGTGATAGTTCAATTGGGACAGCATCACGTCGCGCAGTGACACGTCGACCTGTCCACCCGTCCCCGAAATGATCTTGGCCAAAAGCCCCAGTGCCGCGCACATTCCGGTGGAGTTGTCCGCCGAAGAGTAGCCGGGAAGCGTCGGCGGACCGTCGGGATCGCCGGTCAGGGCGGCGACACCGAAGGCCGCCTGGATCACGTAGTCGAAGGCCGGGTCGTCACCGGCATGCAGACCGAAGCCGGTGATGGCTACACAGACGATCCGCTCGTTGTACTGCCGCAGCGTCTGATAGGAGAGCCCCAACCGGTGAATGGCCGACGGTTTCAGGTTCACCAGAAGCGCATGCGATCGGCTCACCAGCTGGTGCAGATTCTCCTGTCCGGCTGCGGAATTCAGGTCCAGGCAGACGCTCGACTTGTTGCGGTTGAGACTGCCGAAGTAACTGCTGCCGACCCCGCGCGAGATTTCCCCGCCGAGCGGTTCGATCTTGACGACTTCGGCGCCCAAATCGGCGAGCAGCATGGTGGCATACGGCCCGGCCAGCATGGTGCCGACCTCGAGAATGCGTATTCCGGCCAGCGGACCGGTGGGTGTCACCGCAACTCCGTCGCCAACGCGGCGATCATTTCGCGGGTGCGGCGCTTCGAGGCGATCAGTTCGTCGCGATTGTCGCCGATGGGCAGCAGCCGTACCGAGAGGTCCGTCAGCCCGGCGTCGGCGAATCGACGGAAACGCGCCAGAATCGCCTTCTCGTCACCGGCCGCGCAGATGTCGCCGACGTCGCGGGCGTCGCCGTAACCCAGCAACCGCTGGTAGTTCGGGGAGACTTCGGCCTCGCCGAGGATGCGATTGGCGCGCTCCCGCGCGGCATCGACTTCGCCTGCCGCACAAAGGCATACCGGTATGCCGGCGACGATGCGTGGCGCGGGGCGTCCGGCATTGTCGGCGGCCTTGGTGATGCGTGGGACGACGTGCTCGGCCACGGCGCGTTCGTCGGCCATCCACAACACGGTGCCGTCGGCCCGCTCGCCGGCGATGGTCAGCATGACCGGTCCGAGCGCGGCGATCAGCACCGGCAGTGGCGCAACCGGTGCCAGGTCCAGCGGGTTGTGGACGCGGAAGGTCTCGTTTTCCACGTCGACCGGTCCGGGATTGGCGAAGGCGGCGGTCAGCACTTCGAGGTAGTCCCGGGTGTACGCGGCCGGCCGCTCGTAAGGAATGCCGAGCATGTCGTCGACGATCCAGTGATGCGATGGCCCGACGCCGAGAACCAGGCGGCCACCGGTGGCCGCGTGCGCGGACAGGGCTTGACGCGCCAATGCAATCGGGTGCTGAGCTTGCAGCGGAACCACCGCGGTGCCCAGCTCGATCCGGCTGGTGCGCGTGGCCATCAAGGCTACGGCGAGCATCGCGTCGAAGTCGTTGGGGATCTGGGGGATCCAGGCGGTGTCCAGCCCGGCCGTCTCCGCCCAGTCGATGTCGGCGAGCATCCGACTGACCTTGCGGGCGGAGTCGCCGCGCTCAGGTCCGATCATCACTCCGAGGCGCATGGGTTCTCCTCGATCGGTTGCGCGGTACCGGTCAGCGCGCGGATGTCGCGCACCAGGGTGTCCAGCGATGTCCCAGTGGGGAATACGGCGGCGGCACCGGCGTCCAGCAACTTGGGCACGTCGGCGTGCGGAATCGTTCCGCCGACCACGACGGCGATGTCGGCCGCATCGGCGGCCCGTAACGCCTCGATGGTGCGCACGGTGAGCGCCAGGTGCGCACCGGACAGAATGCTCAAGCCGACCACGGCCACGTCCTCTTGCACGGCGATCGAGGCGATGTCCTCGATGCGCTGCCGAATACCGGTGTAGATGACCTCGAAGCCGGCGTCGCGCAACGTGCGTGCCACGATCTTGGCGCCGCGGTCATGTCCGTCGAGTCCGGGTTTGGCAATCAGGACGCGGGTCGCCATCGTCAGAACACCACCGGCTGCACGAACTCACCCCAGACCGCCTTGAGGGCGGAGACCATCTCGCCGACCGTGCAGTAGGCGTTGGCGCAGTCGATGAGCTTGTGCATCAGGTTGTCGGTGCCTTCGGCGGCGCGGGACAACTCGGCCAAAGTGGATTGCACTGCACCACTGTCTCGTTCGGCTTTGATTTTGGTGAGTCGTTTCAGCTGCAAGTCGCGCCCTTCGGCGTCGAGTTCGTAGGTGACGATATCGGGTTCGGGCTCTTCGGAGACGAACCGGTTCACCCCGACGACCGGACGGGTGCCGCCTTCGACCTCCTGATGGATGCGGAAGGCTTCATCGGCAATCAGGCCCTGCAAGTACCCGTCTTCGATGGCGCGGACCATGCCGCCGTGCTGCTCGAGGTCGGCCATGATCTCGACGATGCGGGCTTCGGTGGCGTCGGTGAGCGCTTCGACGAAGTACGACCCGCCCAGGGGGTCGGCCACGTTGGCCACGCCGGTCTCGTACGCCAGGATCTGTTGGGTGCGCAGCGCCAGGGTGGTCGACTCTTCGGTGGGCAATGCGAAGGGCTCATCCCAGGCCGCGGTGAACATCGACTGGACGCCGCCCAACACCGCCGCCATTGCTTCGTAGGCGACCCGAACGACGTTGTTGTGGGCTTGCGGGGCATACAGCGACGCGCCGCCGCACACGCAGCCGAAGCGGAACATCGACGCCTTGTCTTTGGTGGATCCGTAGCGTTCCCGCACGATCGTGGCCCAACGCCGCCGCCCCGCACGGTATTTGGCGATCTCCTCGAAGAAGTCGCCGTGGGTGTAGAAGAAGAACGAGATCTGCGGCGCGAATTCGTCGATGGTCATCCGGCCGCGTTCGACCACCGTGTCGCAGTAGGTGACGCCGTCGGCCAGGGTGAATGCCATCTCCTGGACCGCAGTGGCTCCGGCATCGCGAAAGTGCGCCCCTGCCACCGAGATCGCGTTGAATCTGGGCACTTCGGCCGCGCAGAACTCGATGGTGTCGGCGATGAGCCGCAATGACGGTTCCGGCGGCCAGATCCAGGTGCCGCGCGAGGCGTATTCCTTGAGGATGTCGTTCTGGATGGTGCCGGTGAGTTTGGCGCGCGGGATTCCTTTGCGCTCGGCGGCCGCGACATAGAAGGCCAGCAGGATCGCCGCGGTACCGTTGATCGTCATGCTCGTGCTGATCTTGTCCAGCGGGATTCCGTCGAACAGGATCTCAGCGTCGGCCAACGTGTCCACCGCGACACCAACCCGCCCGACCTCTTCACCGAAGTCGGGATCGTCGGAGTCGTAGCCGCACTGGGTAGGCAGGTCCAGCGCCACCGAAAGCCCGGTTCCGCCTTGGTCCAACAGGTAGCGATAGCGACGGTTGGACTCCTCGGCGGTCCCGAACCCCGAATATTGCCGGAACGTCCACAGCTTGCCGCGGTAGCCGGACGCGAAGTTGCCCCGGGTGAACGGGAACTGCCCAGGGGGCGGCGGTTCCGCGCTCCTGTCTTCCGGCCCGTATACCGGCGCGAGCGGAATGCCGGACGGGGTCTGGGCTGCGTTATCCATCAGTGCATAACGTACTTGCAAAAAAAGAGAATGCCAATACCATACGCTGAGCTGGCGAAACAGCCAAAATCACCACCTGCGGGCGGCGCCGCTCAAGCCGCTCAGGTCACCCGGCAGAGGATCTCTCCATGGGGCACGGCCAGCCACCCGTCGGCGGCGGCCGTCCAGTCCCGCCACGCCGCCGCGACGTCCTGCAGATCTGTCTCCGTCGCCAGGCCGGAGTCGACCAGCTGCCGAGAAAGATCGGACTGCACGATGCGGTCGGCCCACATACCGCCCCACCACTGCCGGTCCTGCTCGGTCGCGAAGCACCAGAGGCTGCCGGTCGGCGTCACGTCATCGAAGCCGGCCTGCAACGCCCAGGACAGCAACCGCCGGCCCGCGTCGGGTTCACCACCGTTGGTGCGATGCGCCCGTTGGTACAGGTCGAGCCAACGGTCGAGCGCCGGAAGCTGCGGGTACCAGATGAAGCCCGCGTAGTCGGCATCGCGAGCCGCGACCACCCCACCCGGCGCGCACACCCGCTTCATCTCCCGCAGCGCTTGCACCGGGTCGGCGACATGCTGCAGCACCTGATGAGCGTGGACGATGTCGAAGGTGTCGTCAGGGAAGTCCAGCGAATGCACGTCGGAGGTCACGAACGAAATGTTGGACACGCCCTGCCGTTCGGCTTCCGCCCGTGCCAGAGCAAGAGCGTCGTCGGCTTGTTCCACGGCCGTGACGACTCCCGGCGCGATTCGGGCCGCCAAGTCGACCGTGATGGTGCCTGGGCCGCAACCGATGTCGAGCAGCGACAAACCCGGCTGCAGGTGCGGCAACAGGTAGGCGGCCGAGTTGTTCGCGGTGCGCTGCCGGTGGCTGCGCAACACCGACTCGTGGTGGCCATGGGTATAGACGGCGCGGCGTTCGCTCATGAGACGCCAGCCTACCGCGCTTTTCAGGATATGAGATATGCATCTCGCATTCTGAGATCAGTTGACTGGGACATCGAGGATCGCGCGGTCGACCGCGGCACCGGGTCCGTCGAAATGCCACCACTCTCCGGAGTAGACCGACAGCCCGCCGTACTTCATGGCGTCGCGCAGCCGCGCCCGGTTGCCCTGCGCTTCGGGGCTCACGTTCTGGGTGGCGAATGCTGTTGCGCGCGGGGAGAAGTCGTCGAAGTCTGTGCCCATGTCGGCCAGGCACAAGCCGGACACGTGACGCTCGGCCGGGCATTGTGGCAGCATGCTGGTGAAGGTGACGTCGACCGAGCGACCGGACTCGTGACTGTGTGCGTACTGACCGGGCCGGGCCACCCACGCGGGATTGGGCACGATCTTGAACATCTTGACCTGAACGTCGTGTGGGCGGTAGCAGTCCCAGAACACCAGCACGTGCCCTTGCGGTCGCAATGCCGCCGCGGCCGCGGCAAGCCCCGGCGCCAGATCTTGATGCACCAGGCAGCGGGCGTCGGCGGGATACAACTGCGTGTGCGTGAAGTTGTTGGTCGTCGCGTATCGCAGATCGATGAGGGCGTCGGGAACCACGGTTCGCGCGTCGACGAATCCGGCTGCGCGTGCGGCGTCGCTTACCGGCGGTACGTCCGCGCTGGCCGCAGCGGCGCCCGCGCCGAAAGGTGCGAGCAGGGCTACCGACACGACGAACCGGCTCAACAGGCGCACGCCTCAATTGTCACCGGGAGTCGGGCCGGAGAACGGGATTGGCGCGGCCGCTCAGGAAGGTTCGACGCTGGGTTCGGGAGTCGGCGCTTCACCGAATCGGGCCAGTACCAATGTTCCCAGGACCGCGACGGCGAAGCCTGCGACCACCATCCAGCCCAGACCCGCGCGGGTGAGGTCGCCGAACCACACCACGCCGATGAAGGCGGGCGCGATCGTCTCACCGACGACCATCCCGGCCACCGCAGTGGTCACCGACCCCCGTTGCAGAGCCGAGGTCAGCAGCAGGAACCCGGCGGCCCCGCCGGCGGCGGCCGCGTACAACGCCGGATGGGTGTAGAAGGCACCTTTGCGCGGATCGAAGGATTCGATCAGGCGCACACCGATCTCGACCACGCCGAAGCCGCTGCCGGCACACAGACCCAGGACGAGCGCTCGCGAGCGGTCACCGAGCCGGCCGGCACCCGCGCCGATGAGGAAGATCGCCGCATCGACGGCCAGCAGACCCCACTTGAGTCCGTGCGGTCCGTGCCGCGTGCCTTCGGGTCCGGCCGCAATGGCCAGCATGGTCAGGCCGGCGCAGACGACGCCGACGGCCGTCCATTCGGCCGGTGACAGCCGCGCCGACAGCATCCAGGCGGCCACGATGGCGGTGACGGCGATGGACGCGGCCAGCGCGGCCCCGACTACGTAGATGGGCACCAGGCGCAGTGCCGCCACCTGCAGCGCAAATCCGACGCCGTCCAAAGCCAGGCCCACGATGTAGCGCCATTGCCGCAGGGCGCGTATCAACAGCACCGCATCGACACCGGAGCCGCTGCCGGCTTCCACCGATCGGGTCGCCGCGGCCTGCAGCACCGACGCCGTTCCGTAACACACCGAGCAACCCAGGGCGAGGAGCAAACCGATCAGCACACATCGACCATACGGAGGCGACGGCGAGCGCCGGTGTCAGCGGACCCGATCGGTGGCGGTCTGCATGATGGTCGCGGCGATCCGGTCGGCCGGTTCGATGCCCAGCACGCCCACCGAGATCAAGACCGAGGATTTCGCCCGGTACAGATGGCTCCAGCCCTCGTCGGTGATGCGCACGGTGCCAGCATCGGGCCGATCGATCGTGAAGTCGTAATTGCTGTCGTGCAAAGCCGTACAGGCTTGCAACGCGGACTCCAGCTGGCCCAGCGCACCGCGCGCGGTGGTCGCGTCCGGGTAGATCGCGACCGCCTGGCTCACGGTTTGGATCATGGCGGGCCCGCCGGGTTTGAGGTCGTCGGTGATGCCGTGGTAACCGGCGCTGCGGAATTCCGACCAGCCGGCACCGAAGGTGAGATCGCTGATTCCCGCGGCACGGCACGGGCCTGGGGCGGTCAAGTCGGCCGGCGGCGGGTGACGCAGGTCGGCGTGGGAGTGGGCGGTCAGACCTTCGTGGTTGGCGATGCGCCGTACCTCTTCGACGCTGACGATCAACGAATCGGCATGTGTTCCCGCGACCGGGGGCTGCTTCGCGGCGGTGCCGTGGTGCGAGCAGGCGGCGATGGCACAGCTGACAACGAGGGCCGACCCGAGGGTCCGGGGGGAAATGGCGCTGCGCGTGGTTGCTTTCATCGTTGCTTCGGCAGCCTAGGGCGCAGGAACGGCCCGACAAGCCGAACCAGGTCGGGCACATAGCCTCTACATAGATTGGCCACCCGGCGGATGGCTTTGCCCTGCCTGGGAATTGGCTGGGTGAATTGCCGCTTGGGCACGGCGGCGTTCCCTTCGTGATAAAGATGGCCCCATGGGGGCGTACGTGCTGACGCAGCCGCAGCTGATGGCAGCGGCGGCAGCGGATATGGCGACACTGGGAACGACGATCAATCAGGCCGCTTCCGCCGCGGCAGCCCGGACGACCAGCGCGGTGGCGGCAGCCGCCGACGAGGTGTCTGACGCGATAGCCGCCCTGTTCAGCGGGTACGCCCGGGAGTGCCAGGCCGTCATCGGCCAGGCGGCAGCGTTCCACGGCGACTTCGTCCAAGCACTTGCCGCGGCCGGCAACGCCTACACCAGTGCCGAGGCCGCGGGGGTTACTGCGCTCGCCTCGCCGAACACCATCGCCCCGGCGCTGGCGAACACGGTCACGTTCGTCTTGGACGGCAGCGGAACACCCATACCGCCGGCAGACTTCATCACCAACGTCGTGGACAAGTACGTGCTCCCACATTTCCCTGCCGGCCTGGTGCAGGGCTTGGCGATGCCAGCCGGGGAATATCCCGATAGCGGTGTCAAAGATCTGCTGCAGAGCGTTTCGATCTCTCGCGGCGTGCAAATCTTGAACACCCAGATTCAGCAGCAACTCGCCGCGGGCAACGTCCTCAACATTGTGGGTTACTCGCAAGGCGCCAATATCGCTTCGCTGGAAATGCAGTTGCTGGATCCCACCGGCACGCCCAGCTCGCTGCCGATCAACTTTGTGCTGCTTGGCAATTCGATGACTCCCAATGGCGGCTGGGACGCACGCTTTCCGGGTCTGAGCCTGCCGACGCTGGGGTTCTCCACCCTGGGCGCGGCCCCGAGCAACAGCTTCAACACTTTGTCGTATGCCCTGGAATACGACGGCTGGGCCGACTTCCCGCGCTATCCGATCAATATCGTCTCCGACCTCAACGCGTTGGCGGGCATGGTCACGGTGCACACCGGTTATGCCGATTTGACGCCGGCGCAGATCGCGTCAGCCATCCAATTGCCCACGCAGGGGCCGAGCTTGACCACCTACTACATGATCCCGACGGAGAACCTGCCGTTGCTCGATCCGCTGCGGGCCATCCCGTTCGTAGGAACTCCGACCGCAGACTTCCTCAATCCGATTCTCAAGCCAATCGTCAACTGGGGCTACGGAGATCCGAACTTCGGCTGGTCCACCGGACCGGCCGACGTGCCCACCCCGTTCGGATTCCTACCGCCACTGAGCGACACCGTCGCACTGGGGCCCGCTTTGGCCAGCGGCTTCCAACAAGGAATAACCGCTGCGGCCACCGACCTCTTGGCGGGCGGGCCGCCCGCATTGCCGTCGCTGCACGACATTTCGGCTGCGTTGACGTCGTTGACCTCCGGAACGGGCGGCTTCACCCTGCCCACCGGCCCGCCGTCGATCACCGACCTCATCACCGGCTTAGAGACGGCGAACACGCAGATCGTCGGCACCGCCACCGCTGATCTGTCGACGGCTTACGCGACGCTATTGCCGACCGCGGATATCGCGACCGCGCTCGCGGTCTCGTTGCCGTCCTATGACGTCAACCTGTTCCTGAGCGGGATAGGCCAGATGGTGACCGGCCAGCCGATCGAGGGGCTGATCAACGCATTCGGGCTGCCGATTGCGGCCAACATGGGCTTGGTGCCCCTCACCGCAGGCCTGGAACTGACCGTCCTCGCCGAGGCGATCGATACCATCTTCACCGGGACGCCGTTTCCGAGTCCGTGAGCTGGGCACCCGGAGGTCAGTCTCGGTCCGACCATCTGAATACTGCGCGACAGGCGACCAGCCCGCCGATACTCCACGCCGTGAGCACGAGGAATATCCGCCAGTGCTCCCAACTACCGGCCGGTTCGAAGGCGGCCATTTCCGATGGCAACAGGACCGAGCGGAAACCCTGCGCCATCCATTTGACCGGGAAGACCGATCCCAGCGTCAACATCCACGTCGGTAGCGCGGTGATGGGAACGTAAGTGCCGGACAGAAATTGCAAGCCGATGGCCGGAGCATTGGTTATCGCCGCGGCCGACACCGCGTTACTTGCGAAGTTGCTGACGAAGATGCCCAACAACGAACAACTGACGACGCCGAGCACGAACACCCAGGAGAACGTGAACCACCCGAAAACGCTGGACGGCAACCGCAATTTGAAGACGAACACCCCCACCGCCAGCAGTACTACGGCCTCGGCGAGGCTGGCGATGGCAACCAGCGAGATCTTGCCGATGAAATAGGACGACGCGGTGGTCGGCGTCCCCCGAAACCGCCGCAAAGCGCCGGTGTCGCGGTCATAAGCGATGCTGATGCCGAGATTGATGAATGACGTCGAAAGGATGCCGTAAGCAAGGATGCTCGCCGAGAGAACGGCGCCGATGCTGGTATCGCTATGCGGCAGTTTGGTGGAGAAGATGGAGCCCAGCAGGATGCTGATCACCGCCGGCATGGAAAACGTCAGAGCCAACTGCTCGGGCCGGCGCACGAACATCTTGACTTCCGGAATGATTCGCGACAGTCCGATCCGCAGCGGGGACGGCAGGGCCGGCTGCTGATCCGCGGAGCGGTGTCGGGGCGGTGCGGCGCTGGGGGTGTGAACGCTGCCCGTCATGCCATCCCGATCAACTGCAGATAGGCGTCTTCCAGCGTGGGTCGGGTTACGGTCAGCCCGGCCAGTTCTGCCCCGCTATCGGAACGCTGCCTGATCAAATCGGTTGGGCGATCGGTCTTTTCCACGTGCACCTCGTCTCCCTCGATCCACCGGACCGTCGCGGCGGAACTGACATATCCGGTCAGTCGGATCGGTGAGTCGACGGCCACCACCCTGCCGCCCACGATCACCGCGACGCGGTCTGCCAGCGCGGCGGCTTCCTCGAGGTAGTGCGTGGTCAGCAGGATCGTCGTGCCGTCGGCTGACAGCAGC from Mycobacterium kubicae includes these protein-coding regions:
- a CDS encoding DMT family transporter, encoding MLIGLLLALGCSVCYGTASVLQAAATRSVEAGSGSGVDAVLLIRALRQWRYIVGLALDGVGFALQVAALRLVPIYVVGAALAASIAVTAIVAAWMLSARLSPAEWTAVGVVCAGLTMLAIAAGPEGTRHGPHGLKWGLLAVDAAIFLIGAGAGRLGDRSRALVLGLCAGSGFGVVEIGVRLIESFDPRKGAFYTHPALYAAAAGGAAGFLLLTSALQRGSVTTAVAGMVVGETIAPAFIGVVWFGDLTRAGLGWMVVAGFAVAVLGTLVLARFGEAPTPEPSVEPS
- a CDS encoding ABC transporter permease codes for the protein MTGSVHTPSAAPPRHRSADQQPALPSPLRIGLSRIIPEVKMFVRRPEQLALTFSMPAVISILLGSIFSTKLPHSDTSIGAVLSASILAYGILSTSFINLGISIAYDRDTGALRRFRGTPTTASSYFIGKISLVAIASLAEAVVLLAVGVFVFKLRLPSSVFGWFTFSWVFVLGVVSCSLLGIFVSNFASNAVSAAAITNAPAIGLQFLSGTYVPITALPTWMLTLGSVFPVKWMAQGFRSVLLPSEMAAFEPAGSWEHWRIFLVLTAWSIGGLVACRAVFRWSDRD
- a CDS encoding PE-PPE domain-containing protein — its product is MGAYVLTQPQLMAAAAADMATLGTTINQAASAAAARTTSAVAAAADEVSDAIAALFSGYARECQAVIGQAAAFHGDFVQALAAAGNAYTSAEAAGVTALASPNTIAPALANTVTFVLDGSGTPIPPADFITNVVDKYVLPHFPAGLVQGLAMPAGEYPDSGVKDLLQSVSISRGVQILNTQIQQQLAAGNVLNIVGYSQGANIASLEMQLLDPTGTPSSLPINFVLLGNSMTPNGGWDARFPGLSLPTLGFSTLGAAPSNSFNTLSYALEYDGWADFPRYPINIVSDLNALAGMVTVHTGYADLTPAQIASAIQLPTQGPSLTTYYMIPTENLPLLDPLRAIPFVGTPTADFLNPILKPIVNWGYGDPNFGWSTGPADVPTPFGFLPPLSDTVALGPALASGFQQGITAAATDLLAGGPPALPSLHDISAALTSLTSGTGGFTLPTGPPSITDLITGLETANTQIVGTATADLSTAYATLLPTADIATALAVSLPSYDVNLFLSGIGQMVTGQPIEGLINAFGLPIAANMGLVPLTAGLELTVLAEAIDTIFTGTPFPSP
- a CDS encoding sensor domain-containing protein, producing the protein MKATTRSAISPRTLGSALVVSCAIAACSHHGTAAKQPPVAGTHADSLIVSVEEVRRIANHEGLTAHSHADLRHPPPADLTAPGPCRAAGISDLTFGAGWSEFRSAGYHGITDDLKPGGPAMIQTVSQAVAIYPDATTARGALGQLESALQACTALHDSNYDFTIDRPDAGTVRITDEGWSHLYRAKSSVLISVGVLGIEPADRIAATIMQTATDRVR